CAAGTTATGGATGCTTCTATGTTATATAGTTTGATATAATGTTACAAATGCTGTCTATTACCTTCCCCAAGTATTTGTGTTTACTCCAGTTTATATTAATAATCGAAACAATGTTGAATGGCTTTGCTCAATTCATTCATTCCTCCTCGCTTTCGCTGCTTgcctcgtcatcatcggACGAAGAGAACCCATTTACATGATTTACCTGATAGGCCGAATTTATTGGTGAACCGTTTTGACTTAGAGGAGAGGCTCCATCTAAAATGGCCAGTttattcttgatcttttcgatcTGTCTCGTCTGCTCCTCCTGACTTAGCGCTTTagatcttctcttccttgcGTGGCCATTGGTTGGTGGCGACAACGAATGCTCCAGACCGTTAGCGATATTGCCGTTTACCCCATTTGCGTCATTCGGCGACGTGTCGTATTCTCTGAAGAATGTGTTGTAAAGTGTCAAGACGGTGTTATTGTCCAGCGTATCGAGATCCAGTTCCacttcgtcatcttcgGCCAAATGaggcatcgatttcttgatgataGCAATGACCTTTTCTAACTTGGAAGTTGGCAGATCGTTGATCCGCTCGGTGATGATTTTCTTCATATCGTATGTGACCACTgtcttgaacttctttttgttcttgaagccattgagaGATTGACCATTTTCGCCCGGTGATAGTCTGCCTCTCCTGGATCTCTTTGTGCGCTGTTTTCTTGACCCACGGGCCAGTCGCCTCTCTTTTCTAATCTTATCGAGTTCCTGCTTCTTTAATTGCTGTAGCTCATGTTTCATTCTCTCCAGCTGTTCTTCCAAGTACTGAATAGCAGGATTTGTGATTGAACTCTCATCGATGATCGAGTCCGAGTCATTGGAATCATAAATGTCGGAGTCGTAATCGTAACCGTAACCGTATTCATTAGAGTCCGCTTCAGATTCGTAATCATCTATGATGGGTCTCTCTGCCCACTTCGtattgaagatatcttccaaACGATGACCCATCATGTTGACAATGGTACCGTCCGGGTTAAATTTGTAGCAGTTCTCGAAAACGAGCCTTACGTCCCTTTCGAACTCTTCCAGCGTCTGATACTTCCAGTTATCCAACTTCTTGGCCACTGTGCCGAGATCCATCGGTTCCTTCACGTAGTCGAAATACGTGGGTAAATTCATCGCCACGGGGTCCACGGGTTCCAAGAACGGATAGTTGAACGACGCGTACTTCTTGCTGGTCAGCTCCTTGATCACACCCGCACAGAACTTCATTGCCTGCTGCAGTTTCTTCGACTTGGGCTTTCTCGTCTCGTAGGGATAGATATCCTTGGATTTCGGCGGATGGATCTCCCTCTTGGGTCTGCCATTGTGGGTCTGCGCGCGTCTAATCACCACGGGCGGCTCCTCGTCGATCGGTCTCTTCTTGCGCGTCTGTTTCACCGGTGGCGCGTCCTTTGCCGGCATGTTGAGCATGtgtttttcaaaagccGCCTGTATGTTGCGCGCCATCTGCGATATCATCGCGTTCGCCCCGTTGAACGAGACACAGTTCTCGACCATCAGGTTGAAGTCTGCCGCCACCTGCTCGGGCGTTTCGTACGCGTTGACATTCAACTTGCGCTCTATCGTCGACAGATCCATCGGCCGCTTGATGTGGTTGAAGTAAAAAGGAATGTTCAGCGCCACAGGGTTCACCGGCTGCAGAAACGGCCGCGCGTCTTTCAACCGTTTCACCGCCTTGATCGTCATCACTGCGTGTTTCTGCTGGTGTTTGGGCAGCGGATCGCGCGGCAAGTTGTCCATGTCCGGCTCCGGCGGCGGAGCCGGAGCCGGAACTCTTTCCGGCTCTGTCTTGTTCACCTCCGCCTCCGGCTCACCACCGCCCCCGGCAGCATCCACAGCCTCCGGCTGAGCTGGCGAGCTAGCCGCCGGCGTCTCGGGCGCTGCCGCGGCAGCGCCCACCACTGGCGTCGGCGACATAGACTCCGCCTCCTCCGCCACCTTCAAGCCCTTGATCTCCACATCatgctggtgctgctgtGTGTCACTCACCACGACCGCGCCTCCGTCGTACTCCGCCATCGTTGCGTGTCGTGTCGCTTCGCTTCGCGCTATGCCTTGAAAAACAAGAACGGCCGTTCTCGCGGCAGCTTCGCAAAATGCTCGGTGCTTAAATACCTTCGCCGAGCGCGCGGTTTTCCCTTTTCTTTGCGCGGTGTGAAAAAGCAAGCGCGACGCGTGAACGCGGTTTCGCGTTTTTTACGAACTACATAATAGAAGTTGGTTACGTGTTGTCTCCCCACATGATGAGTCGAAAAAAGGGAACGAAGGTGGATGGGGGGGTGAGATTGTTTGGGAGGCTTATATTAGTTATGATTGATGACAAATATAATTTTGATACGTGAGGTTTGTTTGTTTCAACTTCGATGTGTATTTAGTtcatttgcttcttgagTGTCCAGTCGTACCTGTTTCTGTCACTTTGTTCTGTGGCGATGTGGTCTTGGGTGCTGTTTGGGATCTTACTCAGCCGCGTAACAGTTGCCTGGAACGCTAGCCGTGAAAAAGTTTGTTCTGGCGAGTAGAGATAACACCCATTCATCAAATGATGCGTTGGACATCCGTACATCTGGGCGGAAACAGTCACATTTTCTTGGGTGCGATCCGTTAGGGGTCGCAGGTATATGGTACTCTCGGTATAAGGGTATATGGCTAGTGGGACGAGAGGAGAGAGAGAGAGAGAGGTAGGTAGATCGAGGTGGTAGATAGAGGTAAGTAGATAGGGCGATGTCGCTATATTATTCTTTGGTATTTGGGATTTTGGTGGTGGAAGTGGTGATCTTCTCTGTTTTGGCTCTTCCGATCCCGACCAAGTTTCGCAAACCGCTGACGTTGGTGTTGTTGCGGCCGTTCCGGAACGAAGTGGTCCAGATTAGTATCAAGGTTATTCTGGGGTTCATCCTGTTGCTGTTTGTGGATACGATCAACAAGGTGTACAACATCGACCGGGAGCTGGCCGGATCGTCTTCGGCAGCCGCCAAGGGTGGGGCTGTCGTGTCGTCGCAGGACAGGATCGAGCTGCTGTCGCGCAAGTTCCTGGCGCAGAGGAACATGTATCTGACGGGGATGACACTGTTTCTCACTTTCACCGTGGCGAGAACGTTCGGTCTTGTCcaggagctgctgcaaCAGAAGGACAGGTACCGGAAGGAATCGCCAAAATTCGACACTTCCGAGAGCGAGAAGGAGAACGAGCAGAGGAAGCAGGAGCTGTTGCAGGAGATCGAGCGGAAGGACGCGGAGATTGCTCgtttgaaggagaaggcCGAGGCGCTCCAGGCGGAGATGTAGGTAGACGCTCTATATGTGTACGTAACTAGGCCGTTGCGAACGAGTTACTCTTATGTTTGGGCAGAAACACAAAGTTTTCGTCTGTCTTGCCGAAGAACAGCTCGCTGAGTTTGATCCAGTCGGCTACGTTGGTGCTGCCGAGCGTGGTCTCCAGCTCGTCGCGGCCCCTCCAGTTGGGCGGTCTCTCGTTCAGCTGCACCGGATACCGCTCGCAGATGCCCATTGGTATGTAGCGGTGGAAAAATGACATAAACTCGCAGAAGAAGCGGCGGCATTGTGAGATACCGTACTCGTCGGTTCCCCAGTGTTCCATCGCGAACTGGGCGTAGTCCTTCAGGATATCGAGTCTTTCACTGCTGCTCTTGTCCAGGTGCTGCTGGGCatcgatctcttcgaaaaTCCAGGGCTTGATTAGTGCGCCACGCGCGACCATAACACTGTCGATGGCTTCGTTCGATTCCAGATGCTTGTACCAGTCTTCAAAGTTGTTGACGTCACCGTTGCCAACAAACTGGATCCTTTGGCTGCGCTCTCTCTCTGCCTTCTCGGcgtattcttcttcgcaaGCCCTCAGAGTGTCGGCTACGCGCGAAATGTAGTGCCAATCTGCCATCTTGGTGTACCTCTGCTGTCTGGATCTCCCATGCAACGTGATGGCGCTGACGTCCGTCTCGTATACGAGTCTTCTCACCAGGCCCTCTGCGACTGGATGGTCGTCCTTGGTTCCCGTACGGATCTTGACCGTGATCGGTATTTCGCCAGAAACGTAGTTCATCGCGTTCAGACACCGAATCATCCTGGCAGGGTTGTCCAGGAGCGCACTGCCTGAGCCCTGTCTGTAAAGCAGATCGATCGGGCACCCTGAGTTCAGGTTGATCTCGCTGACGTGACCGTCAGTGTGGCACGCCAGTGCTTCAGCGGCTTTGGCCGCCTGCCAGGCCTTAGAACATGCAATCTGTACGCCAAAGCCAGGATACTCGGTGACGTGCGCCTTAGGAAGCGCCCATTCCGAATTCGTGCCCTGGATCAAGGGAACACTTAGAGCCATCTCGGAATACGTGACGTCGGCGCCGAGCTTTCTCATGAGACGACGGTACGGCAAGTTACCGACGGTGGTCAATGGTGACACAATCTTCTTGCGGCGCAAATCtagctgcttcttctcctgtGCAAAATATCTGGTGTCCTTGTACCTCAAACAGAGTTCCCGTTGACGTTCTCTCTTGGTCCGCAACTCGTTCTCCCTCTGAACCACCTGAGGCGCCTTCTCGTCCGTGGTTTCTGCCTCTTTCTCCTCCGGCGCAGCCTCCATGCTGTCTCTAAACTCCTGCTGTATGGCATCAATGATTTCGAGAACTTCCTCGCTCTTGGTGAACGGGAACCTTTTCTTGACCAGATCCAGCTTCGAAGCGCCTGATATGTGGTTGACCTCGTGGTTCGCGTCCAAAAACTTCCTGTaatcctcttcatcccTCCTGATCAGCTTCAATCCATCTAGATGCGACGACAGAAACCTACACTTGAACCCCATAGGACAGTACCCAATTGACTGGTACACTGGGCACCCGGTAAACACTTCTGACCTGATCTCGGGTTTCTTATTCGACAGGTACTCCGAAATATCATGAACGAACCTACAATTATCGCCAAAACTGCACGTTTCCCCATTTTCAGTGCCTTGGACGTATCTTGGACACAGAGCCTTGGCTTCTTTAACCTGTCTATTATCTCTATTCTTGTTCTGGCCCTTTTTGCCCTTTTTattcttcctcttcttaCCACTGTCGTTAGACCCCACATCATTCAATATCCGATCAGAAGAAGGCTCCTCATCGGCATCATAACTAACAACTTTGGCGTCCTGAGAGCAAACAATGTACTCTgctttcaattgagctATCCCCTTCGAGATAGAAGTGTCCTGTCTTTTCGTAGGCTGTTGATCAAAATCAGCACATCTCTCTTGCCCAGTCATTCGGCCCAAATACTGCTTCACCTCTTCTACTAAGATGATTAAACCTTatatctcatctcatcatctcatcgagtGAAAAATTCTTATTATTATGGACACTGTAAGCTGGCGCCGCCCTCCGCGTTCAAAGTAAAAAAGTGTCAACTAAACATAAAAACCCAAAGAAAGATAAACAAAGAGGCAAAAACACTATGTGGCCTCTTCTATGAGGCATTCAAAAGTCTCCGTTCCACGTACAAGGTTTACGGGAGGCTCTTGTAGCCGGCAGACCTGTTGAACGGGCTGATTGGCAAGAAAATGCCCAAAAACCGTCTCTAGACTAGTTCGAGCCGCGCTTTCACCCAGCTGGCACCCTCAGTCGCTAAGCAACCTGCTCGAGCGATCAGCACTCTGCCCTATGCGCAAATAAGAGGTGAAGCCTCACTTCGTGTCCGGAACGCACCGGGTATGTTTCGGACTGTCCGGAAACAGGTGCCCGTACCGGCTGATTTCTGTCCGGCCTCCATGGATTCGGGTTTCTGATTTGAAATACGCTGTTGCAATACTAGGACCTCTGTTACGTTAGGCAGTAGGCAAAGGAGCTGAGCCATAGGTCAGGGACTGGGGGAGTTATTCTCATCGATAGTCAAGCGGGTTCAAAAGTTAGGGTAAATCCTCGTATTATAGACGGTTTTGTTCTCTTGTCGCTAGGAAGAGGACTTGAACGATGGATTTCACATCTATGACGATGGCGGACAACGCAACGTCTTCAGCAGTTACGACGTCTCCAACGCCTCCCTCTGGTGTTTCTGTAATGTCGGAGATGGGTGGTGGAGGCAGAAGGAACAGTGGATCTGGGGCTAGTGGCAGTGTTCTCTTTGCAGAAGAGGGTGGAGATGCGATGTTTCAACCACATCAGTCGCATAACGCTTCGATTACCGGATCACACAACATGGCGAAGTTGAGAAGAGACTCTATCGCGCATTCGCAAGGAATGGGAGGTGTGTCATGGGGGTCCCTTACCATCGGGTCCTGGTTGAGGGACGAAGTGATGCTTCACgccactttgaagaactcaAGAAGCAATAGTTCGTCGAAGAATACAACGATTCATCTGCATCCGACACATCGCAACAGCAGTCCAGCGTCACCGCCGAACGGCACAACTGCTAGCATAAGGAGGCCGTCTCATTTCTCAGCTGGTTCGCCTCCAGGTGCCCACAACGCTTACCTGCCCAGCCTCGAGAAACAGTACTGTAAGGATTACTCATGCTGTGGGCTATCACTGCCCGGTCTACACGATCTGTTAAGACATTACGAAGAGGCTCACATTGCAACCTCTCCCGGCTCTGCCATCCCGGCAGGAAACGCAGCGTATGCTGCGTCCGCTGCTCACGCCGCAGCATcgcagcagaagaggaaatcgTACCAAGGAACCGCACCACGGCAGGCCCCACATACAATCAACTACAGCGGGAACAGGAGCGCCGTTACgcatcaacagcagcatATAATACAGCAACAGCCGCATCATCGCCATCCCGGTGGTGCGAATGGTCAAACGATGTCGCAGCAGAGAATGCCTCTGTCACCGACCGCGACCAGCGCTGCTCATGGCGGACTCAACATTGCGGGAGTCAATAGCAGCTTGACTGACCCATCTGGCGCGGTAGCGGGTCAGGCGCCACCGCAATTGCATCTGAACGGGAACCTTGTGGACGCGGTGTCTACCAACGACGTCTTCTTGCAGGCCAACGCCAGCCAACAAAATACAACTCACAACCCGCAAATGCTAAGGCGGCGTGGCGATATGGCGACAATGAGCGCCGTTCCGAACGCTAGCCAGAATGGCAAGATTCCAATTACTGCTCAGCACTCTTTCAATGCGTACTCTTTGAACGCTGCTTCAAAGAGTGGCCAACGGAACACTAATAGGCTGCATAACAGCAGCCCACACATGGCTATGAGTAGTGCCAACAAGTTCTCTCACCCTATGCAAGTGGGAATGGAGCTGGATTTcatggatgaagaagacatGATTGGAGGCGATATAGATGATCCCGCATTCATGCGTTTGACTAATCCACTTGCACACGGAGCCAACAACGTCTTCGGCGCACATACAAACGTGGGTGCAGCAAGGTTTAACACAATGAACATGCAGGCGATAGGGCATCCTACTCCGCCGCCTAGTACTACGGCGGGCACGATACCGCCGCATGTGATAaacgacgaggacgacgaagatgacgatgaagacgatgacgacgacgaagaggcGGCCATTGGGAATTCCGCCGCTTCTAAGACCAAGTCTACTCGCCACAACAACCACAGACAGGAGGGCTATATCGATGATCCAGCGAGAAGATTATATGTCATGGACCATGAGGAGCACAAACCTTTCAAGTGTCCCGTCATCGGCTGTGACAAGACCTACAAGAATCAAAACGGCCTCAAATATCACAAGGTGCACGGTCATCAAAATCAGAAACTGCACGAAAACCCAGACGGGACTTTCAGCATAATAGATCCCGAATCCAATGAGCCGTATCCTGATGGAATGGGTTACGAGAAGGATAAGCCCTATCGTTGCGAAGTCTGTGGAAAGCGCTACAAAAACTTAAACGGTCTAAAATATCACAGGGGGCATTCAACACACTAATTTCATCGTCAGAATCATTCTCAATCTCCATTGTAATTTCAAGCTTATTTCTTCTACTGATATAGTTATTTTTTTAAAGATGGCAGCCTGTTTTGTTAAGATTCAACAAGTTATTTCCTTGATTAAAGACTGTCTTGACAGGTCCGCAAAGGGAACTAAGAAGCACCCGGGATCATAGACCTTGAAGGAAGTAGTGGCAGCTATGAAGATCGATATCACGCGCCCTTTACAGCTCTTGCAATGGTCTTCTTACCTGGGCATATTGGTACTGGTTAAACTTTTCGTTATTCTGCCCCTTGCTGCAATTCTATTCAATGATTTCTATCTACGTCTGCTGCCACCAGATTCATCACAATGGGTACCTTTGTCAACCTTCGACATCTCGCAAGATTCTGCAGAGAACAATCTAGTTTACGACCAAACTATTAACAGAGTACTTATAGAAAGAGCTCTACCGAAGACAATCGATAATGGCATTTCGCAGAAAATCAATCTTCGAGATCACATATTATACAAGGTAGATCTGGATACCAAATTCTATTGTTTGCCTACTGCCCGCTCGAAGGGCCAGACGACTAATATTGAGGAActtgagattgaaatttACTCATCGAATAAACCGGAGTCCTTGATATACCGTCGAACTATTCCCATTGTCTGCATGAGGCCGGATGATTCGATCAATATTATGGAACTTTATAAATTTGGGCCATCTCGATTGGAGCTGTTCAGAAAAGAGTGGCTGAATCATTTCAAAGCTCATGATAGAATTTCGATCACCTCCGAAATGAGTTCAGTTCGTTACGTTCTGAAAGTACCAAAATCGCACAAGCTGGTAATTCAACCGGACTCAGGATTTAGATTTAGAATGAGCTTTGAACAGGGTCTGAGGAATGTGATGCTGCGTTGGCACAAATTTTCGTATGCTGTAGGAATTGTGATATTCGATTTGGCAATCTCTTCATTGTTTGTTATAACAGCATTTTTCTCATTCTTCCTGATAATGAGGAGGAGTTCTGACAAGAAGGATGACTGATCTTCGTCATTGAGGGTTTTGGTCGAAAAATTGGTCAGAAATTGCTTAATTATATACTTCTTTTAAATTGGTCTGGCGTATATTGGGAACCAAGGTGTGCCTTCAGTTCAAACTCTATGAAGATAGATCCATGGTTAATGAAATTTTGATGTTCATAATATTCTTCGACGGTTTGGTTGAACATTCTTAGTAGCGTAGATAACTTTGTTATCCTGGTCTCAAGCTGCATATTCCTATTACGCTTCAGAGTCCTCGCCTTTTCGTCCTCTCGATCATTGCAAAAGCTATCAGCCACACAATTCGTGTCACCTCGTAAGCTGGCATCCAAGGTTAGTTTTTGAACCCGAGCAGCCAGCTCTGAATCGTTTGTCGAAACATTCTCATTCCCTAGGGCCAATATGCTGTAATCCGGGCGCGGGAGAAATGAGTTGTCACTAAAGTTGGAAAGTAGGGTCGATTCATTTGAACTTTTGCCATGCGAGTGAAGTCGCTCAACGGCTATGTTTCCATCCTCGAATGATTGTAGTGACTGGTTTCTCATGTCCTCAATGAATGTTTCAACAGCCATGTCAGCGGGTTTGGGCAGTGGTTTATCATATGTCTTTGCAGTTACTACTGACCATTTAACATTCGCCTTTTCGACTTTTGACAGCATTGATTCACAGGGCACATTGAGGGCTTTGAACAAAGTAGTAACCGTTGCATGTCCCGTTATGCCAGATGTGTATTTCAGTTCCACAGGCGAtaacagcttcttctttttgcGTTGATCAGGTTGGAGCTTTTCGCTGTTTGCAGCTGCTCTGCTAGCCGCTTTCGATGTATGCTCCGATGTGTTTCTATCACTATTACCTAGCTGTTCATCAGAAGCAATGGTCCTGCCAGTAGCCAAAGATGATACCGTAGAGTACATGGACAGCATATCGGTTGAATGACATGAGGGCAAAGATACATCAATCTCGAAGGCTTGCTCAGCTCCCGCCTTTGCCGATTTTTCCGAATTTCTCCGTTGCGATGAACCGAGCTTCCTGATACGGTTGTCAGTAGTCGTGGAGAGTTTTGAAAACCATGAACCTAATGCACTTGAAATCGATGGAGAGGATTTGGAACTTTTATTGTCATTTGATGTGGACTCGTTGATACTGCGTGATGAAGGATCTTCAATCGTAGGTAATGGTGTCTCTGAGTCCCTCCTCCTCTTTTCGGCCAACATCAAAGCAGCTTTTACCACCATCTCATCAAAAACGTCGTACGGATATCTGCCGCCTTTCAAGATTAACGACGGACGTACATTAGCCGTGCTGAGAACGGAGGGGAAGTTTTGATAAGGTCGCTTCGCTTTTGATTTGGGttctctttctgctctgCATATCaactcttcctcctctcgCGGCTTACTCTGTACAAGGAAGAATTTCCTATTGCCATAAAACAGCAGCACATCTTGCTGGCGATCTCGATCGACCTGATCAAGCTGATTATCGAGAAAACACATTTCATCAAACATGCTTTCAAGTCTCTTTTTCAGCACCTCCTTCGATAAGTGATCTGCAGATGGAATAACACGAAACACaagcagcttgaagaaaagtaCTTTCGACAATTGGAAATCGCATTCGGTTGTTAGAGAGAACCACAAGTTCTCAAGGAGCTCAGTCGTAATCTGGTTCTGCACCGCGGGGAGCATGTATTCCCAATTGTTGAATAGGCATAGTAGCGCAACAACTTGACAGTTACCATTCAAGGTACGTAGCATAGCTACGATTCCTCGACACCAGATATCCCAGTTTAAAAAATCGGCTAAAGAGTAAGACTCGAACTGAAAGACCACAAATTGCAAAGTCTTATTGTAAATTACATTGGCCATGCTATGATCGTACGCCGAAATCTCGGCAACATGCTTCAGTTGTGACAAGTCATGCAGTCGCAGCAGACGGCTCATGTTTGGATCACCTTGGAAGCAACCCGCTAGACTTCTCAGACATTCCCAAAGCCTTAAAATGCTGAAATTGGTGAATACGAACTCGTTTAGCATCTCGTTCGTCATAAAGACATCTGTCGATGCGGCGGATGAATCCGGCATAGTGTCTGATACGTTGAAAGCATTATTGGAGCTCTTGGTTTTGTTTGTCGATTGTACGAACTTGGTGAATCGATTTAGGTCATTCCGTAAAAACATGCAGGTTACATGTTCCAGCAAAATGGAAGCGCCTggcaaaagatcaagattcAACCCTCTATCGTTGGTTGGCTCACATTTGGCCAAATATCGCAAGACGATATACCAATAATGCCAATAGAAAGCCATTAAAACCGAATCATTTCTCAAGTAGGATGCaacaattttgaaaaatttagTATCTCGATTATCCAAGTCCTTGGGATCAagtcttgatcttgcaTTTTTCGGTACGGAGAATGaccttttcttccaactGAATATCTTTTCACCTTCGCTATGCTGGAATGTTACATCTGGCGTTATGGCCAAGAGGGCTTGGGTGTCAAAATGAAACTCATCAGGTAAATAAAAGAATGCATAAGCGTTCAGCTTTCCCAGGAAAGAACGCAATAATGACGAATAACTGTTAAGAAATTGCAAAAAACTCTGATTGTCTAGGGTATTCATCGGCTGTTTGCTACTTTTCGCGATCAGAATAAGCCTGTTAGTGACGTAGTGAATGGTCAACAGTATGTGATGAGAATATATCTCCGTGTGCCGAACACGAACCTTTGGCAGAATCATCAACGAGGACATCAATCTGCTCACGCTCTCCAAACAAACAGAAACTGTTTCAATGCTCAACAATGGGTCCGGAAATGATATTAATTGCGTCGAGGATGTCCTCGGTTCTGCTTGGTTCGGAATCAAATCGCTATTAAGGAAGTTCAACAAAGTGACCCACCATTGGATCAATACCTCTCGATGACCCTCACAAGACTCTGGATGCTGTTGCAATTGCCTCAGATATGATAACAGATTCAAACGCAAAAAATTTGAAACATACTTGTCGCTAGTTCTCCTTCGTTCTCTAGTCCCGGCCCTAGTTGGTTCATTGCTCACCAGTTCAATGAATTGGTTCAAAGAATGAAAGAGTCTAACTTCCTGGTTGCTTTCATGCCTCGGAGTTGGTCGCCCTGTAATAGTGGCAGCATTTTCATTATCCTTTTCAATCGCTCCGGCACTCTGATTCTGGCCCAGGGGCATTATTCATTACAGCACCTCCTGAAAGCGTCCCAAAGTAACTTATCAACACCACAACTAGAAACCCAACGGCACCACCCTACGGGACTAccaattgagcttctcAGGACCTGATTAGAGTTGCCAATTGACTACAAACTACCCATCTTCAACTAAAACCTAGCGTTTCAGCTCTTTAAGCTAGTGTGTATCACTATCCACGGAATTTGCAGTCGCTAAGAGTAATGgacttttcaagaaaggttCATCAACTTTGTAAAATGTTTAAAAGTCGTAAGTTTGGAGGTAAGATTGCTTGTCCTTGTGAGTTTCGAGCATCTCGCAGCTCGTAGACGTTGTGGTACAGAAGAAGGCGCGTTTTTCTATCTCTTTTGGTTGAAATAGACTAAAGTTTGACGATTTTTGAGATGAGTTCTGAACCGGCGACAAAACGAATGAAGCTGGAGCTGAGTAGCCCCAAAGAACCACTTACTCGACAAGACATCATTGCTtttcaaaaagaagcaCTGTTCCGACGTTTGAATGAACAAAGAGCAAATGTCGAGTCATTAAAAACTCAATATGATCTGTCAAAGAAGCAATGTGTGGATATCTCAAGGAAACTAGCTAATTTAATGGCACTCGTTGTGACCCTGGCAAGATTTTTGACAACCTTCtgtgaagatgaagaggagagGGAACTATGTCGGCAAGTGGCAGAGGGCGACGAAACTCTCATTGTACAACTCAGTGACCCTTTCATGAAGCTGCTGACTAAACTTGGT
The sequence above is drawn from the Torulaspora globosa chromosome 5, complete sequence genome and encodes:
- the BDF1 gene encoding chromatin-binding protein BDF1 (ancestral locus Anc_4.262), yielding MAEYDGGAVVVSDTQQHQHDVEIKGLKVAEEAESMSPTPVVGAAAAAPETPAASSPAQPEAVDAAGGGGEPEAEVNKTEPERVPAPAPPPEPDMDNLPRDPLPKHQQKHAVMTIKAVKRLKDARPFLQPVNPVALNIPFYFNHIKRPMDLSTIERKLNVNAYETPEQVAADFNLMVENCVSFNGANAMISQMARNIQAAFEKHMLNMPAKDAPPVKQTRKKRPIDEEPPVVIRRAQTHNGRPKREIHPPKSKDIYPYETRKPKSKKLQQAMKFCAGVIKELTSKKYASFNYPFLEPVDPVAMNLPTYFDYVKEPMDLGTVAKKLDNWKYQTLEEFERDVRLVFENCYKFNPDGTIVNMMGHRLEDIFNTKWAERPIIDDYESEADSNEYGYGYDYDSDIYDSNDSDSIIDESSITNPAIQYLEEQLERMKHELQQLKKQELDKIRKERRLARGSRKQRTKRSRRGRLSPGENGQSLNGFKNKKKFKTVVTYDMKKIITERINDLPTSKLEKVIAIIKKSMPHLAEDDEVELDLDTLDNNTVLTLYNTFFREYDTSPNDANGVNGNIANGLEHSLSPPTNGHARKRRSKALSQEEQTRQIEKIKNKLAILDGASPLSQNGSPINSAYQVNHVNGFSSSDDDEASSESEEE
- the YET3 gene encoding Yet3p (ancestral locus Anc_4.263), with protein sequence MSLYYSLVFGILVVEVVIFSVLALPIPTKFRKPLTLVLLRPFRNEVVQISIKVILGFILLLFVDTINKVYNIDRELAGSSSAAAKGGAVVSSQDRIELLSRKFLAQRNMYLTGMTLFLTFTVARTFGLVQELLQQKDRYRKESPKFDTSESEKENEQRKQELLQEIERKDAEIARLKEKAEALQAEM
- the DUS3 gene encoding tRNA dihydrouridine synthase DUS3 (ancestral locus Anc_4.264), encoding MTGQERCADFDQQPTKRQDTSISKGIAQLKAEYIVCSQDAKVVSYDADEEPSSDRILNDVGSNDSGKKRKNKKGKKGQNKNRDNRQVKEAKALCPRYVQGTENGETCSFGDNCRFVHDISEYLSNKKPEIRSEVFTGCPVYQSIGYCPMGFKCRFLSSHLDGLKLIRRDEEDYRKFLDANHEVNHISGASKLDLVKKRFPFTKSEEVLEIIDAIQQEFRDSMEAAPEEKEAETTDEKAPQVVQRENELRTKRERQRELCLRYKDTRYFAQEKKQLDLRRKKIVSPLTTVGNLPYRRLMRKLGADVTYSEMALSVPLIQGTNSEWALPKAHVTEYPGFGVQIACSKAWQAAKAAEALACHTDGHVSEINLNSGCPIDLLYRQGSGSALLDNPARMIRCLNAMNYVSGEIPITVKIRTGTKDDHPVAEGLVRRLVYETDVSAITLHGRSRQQRYTKMADWHYISRVADTLRACEEEYAEKAERERSQRIQFVGNGDVNNFEDWYKHLESNEAIDSVMVARGALIKPWIFEEIDAQQHLDKSSSERLDILKDYAQFAMEHWGTDEYGISQCRRFFCEFMSFFHRYIPMGICERYPVQLNERPPNWRGRDELETTLGSTNVADWIKLSELFFGKTDENFVFLPKHKSNSFATA
- the SFP1 gene encoding zinc-coordinating transcription factor SFP1 (ancestral locus Anc_4.265), whose protein sequence is MDFTSMTMADNATSSAVTTSPTPPSGVSVMSEMGGGGRRNSGSGASGSVLFAEEGGDAMFQPHQSHNASITGSHNMAKLRRDSIAHSQGMGGVSWGSLTIGSWLRDEVMLHATLKNSRSNSSSKNTTIHLHPTHRNSSPASPPNGTTASIRRPSHFSAGSPPGAHNAYLPSLEKQYCKDYSCCGLSLPGLHDLLRHYEEAHIATSPGSAIPAGNAAYAASAAHAAASQQKRKSYQGTAPRQAPHTINYSGNRSAVTHQQQHIIQQQPHHRHPGGANGQTMSQQRMPLSPTATSAAHGGLNIAGVNSSLTDPSGAVAGQAPPQLHLNGNLVDAVSTNDVFLQANASQQNTTHNPQMLRRRGDMATMSAVPNASQNGKIPITAQHSFNAYSLNAASKSGQRNTNRLHNSSPHMAMSSANKFSHPMQVGMELDFMDEEDMIGGDIDDPAFMRLTNPLAHGANNVFGAHTNVGAARFNTMNMQAIGHPTPPPSTTAGTIPPHVINDEDDEDDDEDDDDDEEAAIGNSAASKTKSTRHNNHRQEGYIDDPARRLYVMDHEEHKPFKCPVIGCDKTYKNQNGLKYHKVHGHQNQKLHENPDGTFSIIDPESNEPYPDGMGYEKDKPYRCEVCGKRYKNLNGLKYHRGHSTH
- the SEI1 gene encoding seipin (ancestral locus Anc_4.266), with product MKIDITRPLQLLQWSSYLGILVLVKLFVILPLAAILFNDFYLRLLPPDSSQWVPLSTFDISQDSAENNLVYDQTINRVLIERALPKTIDNGISQKINLRDHILYKVDLDTKFYCLPTARSKGQTTNIEELEIEIYSSNKPESLIYRRTIPIVCMRPDDSINIMELYKFGPSRLELFRKEWLNHFKAHDRISITSEMSSVRYVLKVPKSHKLVIQPDSGFRFRMSFEQGLRNVMLRWHKFSYAVGIVIFDLAISSLFVITAFFSFFLIMRRSSDKKDD